One segment of Shewanella piezotolerans WP3 DNA contains the following:
- a CDS encoding DUF998 domain-containing protein, which produces MEDRIKYQSMQYDLHRLVVLTIFFGALIAATGVSISVWAEYQVIGDLVFNRRSDFLGDYNNAKFAFVFNIALMITGICIMLAMFGLYLLKQGFFSHYLSLIGGWVGMCVLLMGVFPINYLEMHRLVSTCFLLGTVLMYFLCITDRFSQHTICKGPIFTLSILGFIAATALVIQLDWNTLDFSPCEHPESTPCWVAITMWLQTNVVLLWCLSFAWTVRRIAIKNYLELSQRYLAGER; this is translated from the coding sequence ATGGAAGATAGAATAAAGTATCAATCGATGCAGTATGATTTGCACCGCTTAGTCGTACTGACTATTTTCTTCGGTGCACTCATCGCCGCTACAGGTGTTTCCATCTCTGTTTGGGCCGAATACCAAGTTATCGGTGATCTTGTTTTCAATCGTCGTTCTGATTTTTTAGGTGACTACAATAACGCTAAATTTGCCTTTGTGTTTAATATCGCACTGATGATCACAGGTATCTGTATCATGTTAGCCATGTTCGGCTTATATCTACTCAAACAAGGTTTTTTTAGTCATTACCTGTCACTAATTGGCGGCTGGGTTGGCATGTGTGTGTTACTGATGGGCGTGTTTCCTATCAACTATCTTGAAATGCATCGATTAGTATCAACCTGCTTTTTACTCGGCACAGTGTTGATGTACTTTTTATGTATCACAGATAGATTCAGTCAACATACTATCTGTAAAGGCCCCATTTTCACCTTGAGCATACTGGGTTTTATCGCTGCAACAGCTTTAGTGATACAACTCGATTGGAATACCCTCGACTTTAGCCCCTGTGAACACCCAGAAAGCACACCATGCTGGGTAGCAATCACCATGTGGCTACAAACCAATGTCGTTCTGCTTTGGTGCTTATCTTTTGCCTGGACAGTGAGAAGAATAGCGATAAAGAACTATCTAGAACTATCACAGCGCTACCTTGCTGGAGAGCGATAA
- a CDS encoding RNA pseudouridine synthase, producing MRLAKYLAITGCCSRRAATRLIRDGQVIFNDRLANHVDSVTLIDTPEGQRCQEHVIVNGELIQAVEAKAYWLFNKAVGTDSRLLAELPNSLIHLLPVSPRLYPVGRLDKDSHGLLLLTNDGELTHQLMHPDFGHSKTYHVQVDRPFDEVFLANMAAGVSYKGVTTLPCTITRLDVDRYEIILTQGLNRQIRRMSHALGFKVIDLKRISIQSLQLGNLLEGSMRPLSSTELADLLASVAAN from the coding sequence ATGAGACTCGCAAAATACTTAGCCATCACGGGCTGCTGTTCACGACGTGCTGCAACCCGTTTAATCCGAGATGGGCAGGTCATATTCAATGATCGTCTCGCCAACCATGTCGATAGTGTGACTCTAATTGATACGCCTGAAGGTCAACGCTGCCAAGAGCACGTTATAGTCAATGGTGAGTTAATCCAAGCCGTTGAGGCTAAAGCATACTGGTTATTTAATAAGGCTGTTGGTACCGATAGCCGCTTGTTAGCCGAATTGCCTAATAGCCTGATCCACCTATTACCAGTTTCACCACGACTCTACCCTGTTGGTCGGCTCGATAAAGACTCACACGGATTGCTACTACTGACCAATGATGGTGAACTCACCCACCAATTAATGCACCCCGATTTTGGCCACAGCAAAACTTATCATGTGCAAGTTGACCGCCCGTTTGATGAAGTGTTTTTGGCAAATATGGCTGCTGGCGTAAGCTATAAAGGTGTTACTACTCTGCCCTGCACTATTACTCGTTTAGACGTCGACAGGTATGAGATTATCTTAACTCAAGGGTTGAACAGACAGATCCGCCGCATGTCTCATGCACTCGGGTTTAAAGTGATTGATCTTAAAAGGATCTCGATTCAAAGTTTGCAGCTTGGGAATTTGCTAGAGGGTTCAATGAGACCTCTGAGCTCAACAGAGTTAGCTGATTTACTGGCATCCGTTGCTGCCAACTGA
- a CDS encoding Crp/Fnr family transcriptional regulator, protein MIDSTLLKALNWNTELSTDLTEKLLSIAQLKTQLKASEMDEARIAHQGTSFVLEGTVTICLQTPNLKTVNNIVMGKGEWFGNYDSNNASYTPFFITGIGAVKLIHFSNFDLHRLAQENIEIYKWFHSLSVMAKTKWLQSQLMMSENKLKRVVYLLLELAAHIPLLRGETPKVSISQQQISQITGIARQRVNEVIKQLEKEQLLQIKRSCIYLTDLTGLGHTLDKVDLSLRDPRLMIDL, encoded by the coding sequence TTGATTGATTCTACGCTGCTAAAAGCACTTAATTGGAATACTGAACTCTCGACTGATTTGACTGAAAAGTTGTTATCGATTGCTCAGCTTAAAACGCAATTGAAAGCGAGTGAGATGGATGAGGCAAGGATTGCGCATCAAGGTACAAGTTTTGTGCTAGAAGGCACTGTAACCATTTGCCTGCAAACCCCGAACTTGAAAACGGTCAATAATATCGTGATGGGAAAAGGCGAATGGTTTGGTAACTATGACAGCAACAATGCCAGTTATACGCCTTTTTTTATTACAGGAATAGGTGCGGTAAAACTGATCCATTTTAGCAATTTTGATCTACACCGCTTGGCTCAGGAGAATATTGAAATCTATAAATGGTTTCATTCATTGTCGGTAATGGCCAAAACTAAATGGCTGCAGTCGCAATTGATGATGAGTGAGAATAAGCTAAAGCGGGTAGTGTATTTGCTTTTGGAGCTTGCAGCTCATATTCCATTATTACGTGGTGAAACTCCTAAAGTGTCTATATCTCAACAGCAAATCAGCCAAATAACCGGTATTGCTCGTCAGCGAGTTAATGAAGTTATTAAACAGCTGGAAAAAGAACAGTTATTGCAAATTAAACGCAGCTGCATTTACCTAACAGACTTAACTGGGCTGGGACACACACTGGATAAAGTTGATTTGAGTCTGCGAGATCCAAGGTTGATGATAGATCTTTAG
- a CDS encoding S46 family peptidase, translating into MKKWLLTAAAMATSFGAIADEGMWQPYQLPAMADELKAKGLEIDVNSISKLTEFPMNAVISLGGCTASFVSPKGLVVTNHHCAYGSIQYNSTPEKNLLKDGFLAKSFAEELPATPGSRIYVTEAVTNVTSEVKSGQMSKVGNDFYKGIEQKEKALVAECEKEDGYRCKVYSFHGGLEYYLVKQMEIRDVRLTYNPAASVGKYGGDIDNWMWPRHTGDYSFYRAYVGKDGKPADFSKDNVPYEPKSFLKVSAKGVSDGDFVMVAGYPGRTNRYRTANEVENQFEWAYPEGKILRERLIEIIKETAPEGSDERIKYESSIAGLANYAKNFTSMIEFYGKSTMLDDRKGLEQDLANWIKADKKRQAKYGEVLAQLDKLIAKGQQGQERDLLMSYMGYSTMISTADRLYRLANEKTLPDMQREPGYQDRDMTRFTSGMERIERRYAASVDQAMLADLISRYAALPKDQRLPAFDKAFGIKNNFDAVKFNKTLGKMYANTKLSDKETRLAWMDKSVADFKKSKDPFIQYAVATYDERMKREKERKQLAGDLMKVRPQYMDAIIAYNREQGKPVYADANSSLRVTVGNVKGYSPEDGLQAVPFTRLEGILAKDTGVDPFDAPKKQLELIANKQYGDYYVKSLDSVPVNFLSTLDTTGGNSGSPTLNGRAELVGLLFDGVYESIIGDWGYDPDTNRSIQVDSRYMLWVMKYLDHADNLLEEMEIVH; encoded by the coding sequence ATGAAAAAATGGCTTTTGACAGCTGCAGCAATGGCGACCTCTTTTGGTGCTATTGCTGATGAAGGTATGTGGCAGCCTTATCAGTTGCCTGCAATGGCAGACGAACTGAAGGCAAAAGGGTTGGAGATCGATGTTAACTCGATTTCAAAACTAACTGAATTCCCAATGAATGCCGTGATCAGCCTTGGCGGCTGTACAGCGTCATTTGTTTCACCAAAAGGACTGGTGGTAACCAACCATCACTGTGCTTATGGTTCAATTCAATACAATTCAACGCCAGAGAAAAATTTACTTAAGGATGGCTTTTTAGCTAAAAGCTTTGCTGAAGAGTTGCCCGCTACGCCAGGTTCTCGTATCTATGTGACAGAAGCTGTCACTAATGTGACCAGCGAAGTGAAGTCAGGCCAAATGAGCAAAGTGGGTAATGACTTCTACAAAGGCATTGAGCAGAAAGAAAAAGCGCTAGTGGCTGAATGTGAAAAAGAAGATGGATACCGCTGTAAAGTGTATAGCTTCCATGGTGGTCTTGAGTACTACCTTGTAAAGCAAATGGAAATTCGTGACGTGCGCCTAACGTATAACCCAGCAGCAAGCGTGGGTAAATACGGTGGTGATATCGATAACTGGATGTGGCCACGTCATACTGGAGATTACTCTTTTTATCGTGCCTATGTCGGCAAGGATGGTAAGCCAGCAGATTTCAGCAAAGATAACGTTCCTTACGAGCCAAAAAGCTTCTTAAAAGTGTCAGCTAAAGGCGTCAGTGATGGCGATTTTGTGATGGTTGCTGGTTATCCTGGACGCACCAACCGTTACCGCACGGCTAACGAAGTTGAAAATCAATTTGAATGGGCGTATCCAGAAGGGAAAATTTTACGTGAGCGTCTCATTGAGATCATCAAAGAGACTGCTCCAGAGGGTAGCGATGAGCGTATTAAGTATGAAAGCTCAATTGCTGGCTTAGCAAATTACGCTAAGAACTTCACTTCGATGATCGAGTTCTATGGTAAGTCAACCATGCTTGATGACCGTAAAGGGCTAGAGCAAGACTTAGCAAACTGGATTAAGGCCGATAAAAAGCGCCAAGCTAAATATGGCGAAGTACTTGCCCAGCTTGATAAGTTAATTGCTAAGGGACAGCAAGGACAAGAACGCGATTTATTGATGAGCTATATGGGTTATAGCACCATGATAAGCACGGCTGACCGTTTATATCGCTTAGCGAATGAAAAAACGCTACCAGATATGCAGCGTGAGCCAGGATATCAAGATCGCGATATGACCCGCTTTACCTCTGGTATGGAGCGAATTGAGCGCCGTTATGCTGCCAGTGTGGATCAGGCAATGTTAGCGGACTTAATTAGCCGTTATGCCGCACTACCAAAAGATCAGCGCTTACCAGCGTTTGATAAAGCCTTTGGTATTAAGAATAATTTTGATGCGGTTAAGTTTAATAAGACGCTTGGTAAGATGTATGCCAATACTAAGTTGTCAGACAAAGAAACACGTTTAGCTTGGATGGACAAATCAGTCGCTGACTTTAAAAAGTCAAAAGACCCATTCATTCAGTACGCTGTTGCGACATATGATGAACGTATGAAGCGTGAGAAAGAACGTAAACAGCTTGCGGGTGACTTAATGAAGGTGCGTCCACAATACATGGATGCGATCATTGCTTATAACCGTGAGCAAGGTAAGCCAGTGTATGCTGATGCAAACTCTAGCCTACGGGTAACAGTGGGCAATGTGAAAGGCTACTCACCTGAAGATGGTCTGCAAGCAGTGCCATTCACTCGTCTAGAAGGTATTTTGGCGAAAGACACAGGTGTTGATCCATTCGATGCACCTAAGAAGCAACTTGAGCTTATCGCTAACAAGCAGTACGGCGATTACTATGTTAAGTCGCTAGATTCTGTGCCAGTTAACTTCCTATCAACGCTTGATACCACAGGCGGTAACTCGGGTTCACCAACCTTGAATGGCCGTGCTGAATTAGTCGGTCTGCTATTTGACGGTGTATACGAGAGTATCATTGGTGATTGGGGTTACGATCCTGACACTAACCGTTCAATTCAAGTTGATAGCCGTTATATGCTTTGGGTGATGAAGTATCTGGATCATGCTGATAACCTACTTGAAGAGATGGAAATTGTGCATTAA
- a CDS encoding amino acid permease: protein MNSKILGSIAIVAGTAIGGGMLALPLATASLGTIPALLLLVVIWGVSIYTSLLMLEINLRAGVGLNVHAITGKTLGKFGQLIQGGSFLSLLFALTMVYLMGGSSLLESKMELVGMQMDNQIAVLLFTAIFGGFIAVGVRWIDKVSRVLFTSMIALLVIVVAYLLPEVDMKLLMNNSTAGIVAGSDLTNLWLAAIPIVFTSFGFHVCIATIVRYLDGDAISLRKVLIIGSTIPLVCYILWLMVTLGTLGGKTVYGFEGSLPLLVTALQGVADSAILQQFIDLFANLALVTSFLGVTMSLFDYVAELTRAKDNAFGRAQTWLLTFIPPLLCALYYPDGFFQVLGFAAIPLVVMIIFLPIAMALGQRKQNLGGYQVSGGSAALGAAGVLGAGIIAAQLWVAL, encoded by the coding sequence GTGAACTCAAAAATACTTGGCTCTATAGCCATTGTAGCTGGAACTGCAATTGGTGGTGGTATGTTGGCATTGCCACTTGCTACTGCGTCACTCGGTACTATCCCTGCACTGCTTTTATTAGTCGTGATTTGGGGCGTATCTATCTACACCTCTTTATTAATGCTCGAGATCAACTTGCGTGCTGGCGTCGGCCTAAACGTACATGCGATTACTGGCAAAACCTTAGGTAAATTTGGGCAACTTATTCAAGGGGGCTCATTTCTAAGCTTACTGTTCGCGTTGACTATGGTCTATCTGATGGGAGGCTCGTCGCTGCTTGAGTCCAAGATGGAACTGGTTGGCATGCAGATGGACAACCAGATCGCGGTACTGCTGTTTACCGCTATTTTTGGTGGTTTTATTGCCGTCGGCGTACGTTGGATTGATAAAGTATCTCGGGTTCTATTTACTTCGATGATCGCTCTTCTGGTTATTGTTGTAGCTTACCTGCTACCAGAAGTGGATATGAAGCTGTTGATGAACAATTCAACCGCGGGCATAGTTGCAGGTAGCGATTTAACTAACCTATGGTTAGCCGCTATTCCAATTGTGTTTACCTCTTTTGGTTTCCATGTCTGTATCGCGACTATCGTGCGCTACCTAGATGGTGACGCAATCTCACTACGTAAGGTGCTTATAATTGGCTCTACTATTCCGTTGGTGTGTTATATCCTTTGGTTGATGGTGACATTAGGCACGTTAGGTGGCAAAACGGTTTATGGCTTTGAAGGTTCATTACCGCTATTGGTTACAGCGCTGCAGGGCGTGGCAGATTCTGCCATCTTACAGCAGTTTATTGACCTGTTTGCTAACCTGGCATTGGTAACGTCGTTCTTGGGTGTGACCATGAGTCTATTTGACTATGTGGCTGAACTAACCCGTGCAAAAGATAATGCCTTTGGCCGTGCTCAAACTTGGTTATTGACCTTTATACCGCCACTTTTATGTGCGCTTTACTATCCAGATGGTTTTTTCCAAGTACTAGGTTTCGCCGCTATTCCACTGGTTGTGATGATTATCTTCCTGCCAATCGCCATGGCTTTAGGGCAACGCAAACAAAATTTGGGCGGTTATCAAGTGAGTGGTGGCAGCGCCGCATTAGGCGCTGCAGGTGTGTTGGGTGCAGGGATTATTGCCGCGCAGCTGTGGGTTGCACTATAG
- a CDS encoding TMEM165/GDT1 family protein — MEALLASTFTVAIAEIGDKTQLLALILAARFKNKTAIILGIFLSTLANHFAAAWLGQWAIGFISPEVGRYLVAGSFFAIALWVLVPDKVDEEESRFYSMGPFLATFVLFFIAEMGDKTQIATVVLSAKYDALAMVVMGTTLGMLIANVPVVIAGHFSAEKLPMHWIHRGCAVLFALLGVVTLMF; from the coding sequence TTGGAAGCTCTTCTCGCCTCAACCTTTACCGTTGCTATTGCCGAAATTGGTGATAAAACACAGCTATTGGCGCTTATTCTCGCCGCCCGCTTTAAAAACAAAACAGCCATTATTCTGGGTATTTTTCTATCAACACTCGCCAACCATTTTGCCGCCGCTTGGCTTGGGCAGTGGGCTATTGGCTTTATCAGTCCAGAAGTTGGTCGCTACTTAGTCGCAGGGTCATTTTTCGCCATTGCACTTTGGGTGCTTGTGCCAGATAAAGTCGATGAAGAGGAGAGCCGTTTTTATTCGATGGGACCTTTCTTAGCCACCTTCGTGCTATTTTTTATAGCCGAAATGGGCGATAAAACACAGATAGCTACCGTTGTACTTTCTGCAAAATACGATGCATTAGCAATGGTAGTGATGGGGACAACGCTGGGTATGTTAATCGCCAATGTACCTGTGGTGATTGCTGGACACTTTAGTGCAGAGAAACTGCCCATGCACTGGATCCATCGAGGCTGTGCAGTACTTTTTGCTTTGTTAGGTGTGGTGACTTTGATGTTTTAG
- the katB gene encoding catalase KatB, whose translation MSQQNRVLTAQNGAPISDDQNSLSAGERGPLLLQDWHLIEKLAHFNRERIPERIVHAKGTGVYGTFTLTKDLSEFTLADHFNGVGKQTETFVRFSTVGGEMGSADAERDPRGFGLRFYTERGNHDIVGNNTPTFFLRDGIKFPDFIHTQKRNPQTNLKDPHAMWDFWALNPEALHQVTILMSDRGIPANYRQMHGFGSHTFSFWNAKGERFWVKFHFKTQQGIANLTAEQADILKGIDPDSSQRDMVVAINDGNFPKWSVKVQIMPEAEANTYKINPFDLTKVWPHADYPLIEIGELELNRMPENYFAEVEQAALAPSNLVPGVGASPDKMLQARLFAYADAQRYRIGANYNQLPVNCPHATTANHHQRGGAMAGTQCPFSGSQTGGDASRNYGPNSHDGLQEQAQFVEPPLRLDGEADRYSRYNQDDFSQAGDLYRLLPEEEKTRLITNIVGTLSVVSEATQAKMVGHFSAADSDYGQRVKQALGL comes from the coding sequence ATGAGTCAGCAAAACCGAGTACTTACTGCACAAAATGGCGCACCCATTAGTGACGATCAAAATTCACTATCCGCAGGTGAACGCGGACCATTGTTGCTTCAAGATTGGCATTTAATTGAAAAGCTAGCACACTTCAATCGCGAACGTATCCCTGAACGTATTGTGCACGCCAAAGGCACAGGTGTTTACGGTACGTTTACCCTGACAAAAGATTTAAGTGAATTCACACTGGCAGACCATTTCAATGGTGTAGGCAAGCAAACTGAGACTTTTGTACGCTTCTCTACCGTTGGTGGCGAGATGGGCAGCGCAGATGCTGAGCGAGATCCTCGTGGTTTTGGTCTACGTTTTTATACTGAGCGCGGTAATCACGATATTGTCGGCAATAATACTCCGACCTTCTTCCTGCGTGACGGGATTAAGTTCCCGGACTTTATCCATACCCAAAAGCGCAACCCGCAAACGAACTTAAAAGATCCCCATGCGATGTGGGACTTCTGGGCACTTAATCCTGAAGCGCTGCACCAAGTGACGATTCTAATGTCAGATCGCGGTATCCCAGCTAACTACCGTCAAATGCACGGATTCGGTTCGCACACTTTCTCGTTTTGGAATGCTAAAGGCGAGCGCTTCTGGGTTAAGTTTCACTTCAAAACCCAGCAAGGTATCGCTAATTTAACGGCTGAGCAGGCAGATATATTAAAAGGTATCGATCCTGACTCTTCTCAGCGCGACATGGTGGTGGCGATTAATGACGGAAACTTCCCTAAATGGAGCGTTAAAGTTCAGATCATGCCTGAAGCTGAAGCCAATACTTATAAGATCAACCCATTCGATCTCACTAAAGTATGGCCTCATGCTGACTACCCATTGATTGAGATTGGCGAGTTAGAGCTTAATCGAATGCCTGAAAACTATTTCGCTGAAGTAGAGCAGGCGGCACTGGCACCTAGCAACTTAGTGCCAGGTGTGGGCGCATCACCAGATAAGATGCTGCAGGCGCGGTTATTTGCCTATGCAGATGCGCAGCGCTACCGTATTGGCGCTAACTATAATCAACTGCCTGTAAACTGCCCCCATGCAACCACGGCAAACCATCATCAACGTGGCGGTGCAATGGCTGGGACTCAGTGCCCATTCTCCGGGAGTCAAACGGGTGGTGATGCGAGCCGTAACTATGGCCCTAATAGCCATGACGGTTTGCAGGAACAGGCACAATTTGTCGAGCCACCACTGCGCTTAGATGGTGAAGCCGACCGCTACAGTCGTTACAATCAAGATGACTTTAGCCAAGCAGGTGATTTGTACCGTTTGTTACCAGAAGAAGAGAAGACTAGATTAATTACAAATATTGTTGGCACTTTGAGCGTAGTGAGTGAAGCCACTCAAGCTAAAATGGTTGGACACTTTAGCGCGGCGGATAGCGACTACGGCCAGCGTGTAAAGCAAGCATTAGGCTTGTAG
- a CDS encoding YgjV family protein: protein MDSATIWEWVGYLASVVVAISLMMSNIKKLRWWNLIGAALFVAYGLAIDAIPVALVNFFIVLIDAYYLVKLYKPEPQNKD, encoded by the coding sequence ATGGATAGCGCAACAATATGGGAATGGGTCGGGTATTTAGCCTCTGTGGTGGTTGCCATATCGCTGATGATGTCAAATATCAAAAAGCTACGTTGGTGGAACCTGATTGGTGCAGCACTGTTTGTGGCCTATGGCTTAGCCATTGACGCCATTCCCGTCGCATTGGTCAACTTTTTTATCGTACTGATTGATGCCTATTACCTAGTTAAGCTCTACAAACCAGAGCCGCAAAATAAAGATTAG
- a CDS encoding PaaI family thioesterase: MSIWFRPVSLETCAKMDSGMHGKGTLMQTMGITISEIGDDYMKATMPASPAVHNPLGIVHGGANVALAETVASYAANFVVDFEQYYCVGQEINANHLKASRNGTLTATAKPIHLGKRSSVWEVLIHNSAGELCCISRMTAAVVKR, from the coding sequence ATGTCGATTTGGTTTAGACCGGTAAGCTTAGAAACGTGTGCCAAGATGGATTCAGGAATGCATGGCAAAGGTACACTAATGCAAACAATGGGGATTACCATCTCAGAAATTGGTGATGACTATATGAAGGCAACTATGCCGGCATCTCCTGCAGTGCATAACCCTCTCGGCATTGTGCATGGTGGTGCGAACGTGGCGCTGGCTGAAACTGTTGCCAGTTATGCCGCTAATTTCGTAGTCGATTTTGAGCAATATTATTGTGTCGGACAAGAGATCAATGCTAATCATCTAAAAGCTTCGCGCAATGGCACATTAACGGCGACAGCAAAACCTATACACCTTGGTAAGCGTAGCTCTGTGTGGGAAGTATTAATCCACAATAGTGCCGGTGAACTATGCTGCATATCCAGAATGACTGCTGCTGTAGTAAAACGCTAA
- the deoD gene encoding purine-nucleoside phosphorylase has translation MTPHINAEAGAFAKTVLMPGDPLRAKYIADNFLDNAVLVTDVRNMLGYTGEYKGKRISVMGSGMGIPSVSIYAKELITEYGVENIIRIGSCGAVSDKIKLMDVVMAMGASTDSAVNRTRFANTDFAMIADFNLLKRATDSAEKLGTNYHVGNLYSSDLFYSSDEQRYDLMEKYGILGVEMEAAGLYGVATEFGANALAMMTVTDHLRQGLHLTAEERQQTLNEMIKLTLDAVEDLL, from the coding sequence ATGACACCACATATTAATGCCGAAGCTGGCGCATTTGCTAAAACCGTACTTATGCCAGGCGATCCATTGCGCGCTAAGTACATAGCTGACAACTTTCTAGATAATGCCGTGCTAGTGACTGATGTTCGAAACATGCTGGGTTATACCGGTGAGTACAAAGGCAAACGTATTTCAGTGATGGGATCAGGAATGGGGATCCCATCGGTCTCTATTTATGCCAAAGAGTTGATTACTGAATATGGCGTCGAGAACATTATTCGTATTGGTTCATGTGGCGCTGTCAGTGACAAAATTAAGCTGATGGATGTGGTAATGGCAATGGGCGCAAGCACAGACTCTGCCGTTAACAGAACTCGCTTTGCTAATACCGATTTTGCCATGATTGCCGATTTCAACTTGCTGAAACGCGCCACTGACTCAGCAGAAAAACTAGGTACTAACTACCATGTCGGAAATCTTTATTCATCGGATTTATTCTATAGCAGCGATGAACAGCGTTACGACTTGATGGAGAAATACGGCATCTTGGGCGTTGAGATGGAAGCTGCAGGTCTTTATGGTGTGGCGACTGAATTTGGCGCTAACGCATTGGCGATGATGACGGTAACGGATCATCTGCGTCAGGGTTTACATTTAACTGCCGAAGAGCGTCAGCAAACATTGAATGAGATGATTAAGCTGACCCTTGATGCAGTAGAAGACTTACTTTAA
- a CDS encoding NupC/NupG family nucleoside CNT transporter, whose protein sequence is MEVFISLFGMLCLIGLAVALSENRKAINVRTVLGALAFQIAFGAFVMYLPMGQAMLDGASSGVMHVINYANEGLKFLFGGLATFSLGFIFVINVLCVVVFISSLIAVLYYLGIMQLIIGVIGGGLSKLLGTSRAESLSATANIFVGPIEAPSMVRPFVKHMTRSELFAVMTGGLASVAGGTMIGYIQMGVDVKYVLTAAFMTAPAGLLFAKLMWPETEKPVNDIKKVLDEQTDKPANVIDAAAGGAAMGLQQVLSVSALLLAFVGLIALVNGFIGGIGGWFGFEELTMQAILGYILAPLAWVMGVPWSEAVQAASFIGQKMVINEFVAYIDFLKVQDQLSEKTQIIISFALCGFANIGSLAMVMGGLAALCPERRHDLSELGMKALIGAALANLMSGTIAGLLFSIAG, encoded by the coding sequence ATGGAAGTTTTCATCAGTTTGTTCGGTATGCTCTGTTTAATAGGGCTTGCAGTTGCACTTTCAGAAAATCGTAAAGCCATTAACGTTCGTACCGTGCTTGGCGCGCTAGCATTTCAGATCGCCTTTGGCGCATTTGTGATGTACCTCCCTATGGGTCAAGCCATGTTAGATGGTGCTTCAAGTGGAGTGATGCATGTTATCAATTATGCTAACGAAGGTTTAAAGTTCCTATTTGGTGGATTAGCCACTTTTAGCCTAGGATTTATCTTCGTGATCAACGTGTTATGCGTAGTGGTATTTATCAGCTCTCTTATTGCAGTGCTGTATTACTTAGGCATTATGCAGCTGATTATTGGTGTGATTGGTGGCGGTTTATCAAAGTTACTTGGCACTAGCCGCGCGGAGTCACTCTCCGCGACCGCGAACATCTTCGTTGGACCCATTGAAGCGCCATCAATGGTTCGGCCGTTCGTTAAGCATATGACACGCTCAGAGTTATTTGCAGTCATGACTGGCGGGTTAGCCTCTGTGGCTGGCGGTACCATGATTGGCTACATTCAGATGGGTGTGGATGTTAAATATGTTTTGACTGCTGCCTTCATGACGGCTCCTGCGGGACTTCTATTTGCCAAGTTAATGTGGCCAGAAACAGAAAAGCCAGTAAATGACATTAAGAAAGTTCTTGATGAGCAAACTGATAAGCCTGCCAATGTGATTGATGCTGCTGCTGGTGGCGCTGCAATGGGGCTGCAGCAAGTACTCAGTGTATCGGCGTTATTGCTTGCTTTTGTTGGTCTTATCGCACTTGTGAATGGTTTTATTGGCGGTATTGGCGGCTGGTTTGGCTTCGAGGAGCTGACCATGCAAGCGATATTGGGCTACATTCTTGCGCCACTTGCGTGGGTGATGGGTGTGCCTTGGAGTGAAGCGGTTCAGGCTGCATCATTCATCGGTCAAAAGATGGTAATTAACGAATTCGTCGCCTATATAGATTTTCTAAAAGTCCAAGATCAACTGTCTGAGAAAACACAGATTATTATCAGTTTTGCCTTATGTGGCTTTGCCAATATAGGTTCGCTTGCGATGGTGATGGGCGGTTTAGCGGCGCTTTGTCCTGAGCGTAGACATGATTTAAGTGAGCTCGGCATGAAGGCACTCATTGGCGCGGCACTGGCAAACTTAATGAGCGGCACAATCGCAGGTTTGCTATTTAGCATCGCGGGATAA